The genomic stretch CTAGCGACGTAACAAATGGGGCCATAACCCTATTATGAATCGATCCGCTAAACACATTGACAGATAGCGATCGCAGCTTGAGAGCGATCGCCCGTGAGACAGGGGTAGCTTAAATCAATTTCTCTTTTATTTCCGATAAAACTTGATGAATAACAGTAGAAGAAGTAATGGCGTTGCTCACCGTAACATGGGTATAAAAAGAGTTTTCAAGGCTTGGCATTAGATGCTGCCCTAGTGCAGAAGGAGGCAAAACCACAGTGTGGCATCGGCGTGATTGACCTGCGTAGTGGCGATCTAGTGCATTCGTTGCGCATTGCAGGGGCGGTTTCAGAACTCTATGACGTGGTGACGCTCCCTAACGTGCAGCGCCCCATGGCGATCGGCATTCGCTCCGATGAAATCCGCCACGTGATTTCGATGGGTGATGGATAGCAATCACATAAGTTTAGGGTGCCCAACTAGAACGACCGTGAAAACCAATAGTACATAACCAAGAGGAAACAAGATGGTGTTTGACCCTGTTTTGAACTTGGCTGACCTTGATGGCAGCAATGGCTTTCGCATGGATGGGGTAGCTGCAGATGACCGTTCCGGTCGTTCAGTGAGCAGTGCAGGGGATATCAATGGCGATGGCTTTGATGACCTGATTATTGGGGCATACAGAGCCGCCCCCAACGGCTCCGCTTCAGGCTCTAGCTATGTGGTGTTTGGCAGTGGAAGTGGGTTTAGTAGCACCCTCAATCTCTCCACCCTCAATGGCAGCAATGGCTTTCGTCTCGATGGGGTAGCCGCAGATGACCGTTCCGGTCGTTCAGTGAGCAGTG from Leptolyngbya sp. CCY15150 encodes the following:
- a CDS encoding DUF4915 domain-containing protein encodes the protein MALDAALVQKEAKPQCGIGVIDLRSGDLVHSLRIAGAVSELYDVVTLPNVQRPMAIGIRSDEIRHVISMGDG